Proteins co-encoded in one Tiliqua scincoides isolate rTilSci1 chromosome 12, rTilSci1.hap2, whole genome shotgun sequence genomic window:
- the MMGT1 gene encoding ER membrane protein complex subunit 5: MMMAAASLWKGLVGVGLFALAHAAFSAAQHRSYMRLTEKEDETLPIDIVLQTLLAFAVTCYGIVHIAGEFKDMDATSELKNKTFDTLRNHPSFYVFNHRGRVLFQSPDTVHSSSNQDAFSSSASLKLRKLEPLRR; this comes from the exons ATGATGATGGCGGCGGCCTCGCTGTGGAAGGGACTGGTCGGGGTCGGGCTCTTCGCCCTGGCACACGCGGCCTTCTCCGCCGCGCAGC ATCGCTCCTATATGAGATTAACAGAAAAAGAAGATGAAACCTTACCGATAGAT ATAGTCCTTCAAACACTGTTGGCCTTTGCCGTGACATGTTACGGAATAGTACATATTGCAGGAGAATTTAAAGACATGGATGCTACTTCAGAGCTAAAAAATAA gacattTGACACATTAAGGAACCATCCGTCCTTTTATGTATTTAATCACCGGGGCAGAGTATTATTTCAGTCTCCGGACACTGTCCATTCTTCCTCCAACCAGGATGCTTTCTCATCCAGTGCATCGTTGAAGTTGCGAAAACTTGAGCCTCTCCGTCGTTAA